In Strigops habroptila isolate Jane chromosome 4, bStrHab1.2.pri, whole genome shotgun sequence, a single genomic region encodes these proteins:
- the LOC115606127 gene encoding alpha-1-antitrypsin-like, whose product MKSALNLCLLLLALQVQGQYIFDLSDKQRKQKIPYSPDHSQAEDENLAHVKIAPSNADFAFSFYKQAREEAGNKNIFFSPLSISTAFAMLSLGARSNTLNQLHKGLAFNLTDMEEPEIHKGFQHVLQLLNDPRREVQLNMGNTLFISDQLKLLPKFLDDVTYFYYSEAISSNFQNSLEAIKEINKYIDTKTHGKIVDLLKSLDSDTVMVLVNYIFFKGYWEKPFNNLYTRDDDFLLDANNSVKVKMMHQNKGFNIHRDENLSCWVVEIPYKGSATSLFILPDEGTMQQVEDALLKETVYNWMQSLKKRKIYLDLPKFSISSAYDVKSLFEKMGVTELFSDQADLSGAAVKTLLKVSKVIHKAVVDVSENGTEAAAVTLIEVVPLSAEFPPPPHIRFNRPFLMMIIDKITHGILFMGKIVNPAKED is encoded by the exons atgaagTCTGCATTGAATTTATGTTTGTTGCTTCTTGCACTTCAAGTCCAGGGTCAATATATCTTTGACCTCAGTGACAAACAGcgaaaacaaaaaataccctATTCCCCAGACCACTCCCAGGCTGAAGATGAAAACCTGGCTCACGTGAAGATAGCCCCCAGCAATGCTGACTTTGCATTTAGCTTTTACAAGCAGGCCAGAGAGGAGGCAGGCaacaagaacattttcttctctcctttgaGCATCTCCACGGCCTTTGCAATGCTCTCCCTGGGGGCCAGATCAAACACACTGAATCAGCTGCACAAAGGTCTCGCCTTCAACCTGACAGATATGGAGGAGCCAGAGATCCATAAGGGATTTCAGCATGTCCTCCAGCTGCTGAATGACCCTCGCCGAGAAGTCCAGTTGAACATGGGCAATACCCTGTTCATAAGCGACCAACTGAAATTGCTCCCAAAATTTTTGGATGACGtcacatatttttattattctgaagCTATTTCTAGTAACTTCCAGAATTCTCTGGAGGCTATAAAGGAAATCAATAAGTACATAGACACAAAAACCCATGGGAAAATTGTTGATTTACTCAAGAGTCTTGATTCAGACACTGTAATGGTTCTGGTtaactacattttctttaaag GCTACTGGGAAAAACCTTTCAACAATTTGTACACCAGAGATGATGACTTCTTGTTGGATGCCAATAATTCCGTTAAGGTCAAAATGATGCATCAAAACAAAGGCTTTAATATCCACAGGGATGAGAATTTGTCTTGCTGGGTAGTAGAAATCCCATACAAAGGAAGTGCTACTTCATTGTTCATTCTGCCTGATGAAGGGACAATGCAGCAAGTGGAGGATGCTCTACTAAAAGAAACAGTGTATAACTGGATGcaatcacttaaaaaaag aaaaatctacctGGACCTTCCAAAGTTTTCCATCTCCAGTGCCTATGATGTCAAGAGCCTGTTTGAGAAAATGGGTGTGACAGAATTGTTCAGTGACCAGGCTGATCTCTCTGGAGCGGCAGTAAAAACTCTTCTGAAGGTTTCCAAAGTAA TTCACAAGGCCGTGGTGGATGTTAGTGAGAAtggcacagaggctgctgcagtgacCTTGATAGAAGTGGTACCATTGTCTGCGgagtttcctcctcctcctcacatcAGATTCAACAGGCCCTTCCTGATGATGATTATTGACAAAATCACCCATGGCATCCTTTTCATGGGGAAAATTGTGAACCCAGCTAAGGAAGACTAG